In Bdellovibrionota bacterium, one genomic interval encodes:
- a CDS encoding nucleotidyl transferase AbiEii/AbiGii toxin family protein, translating to MTPLALLRAVVPLLRRSGCQYAVAGGLAAALYRREPRLTQDVDVLLLASSIRGTQNEAEKILGKLKFSVGLARASDLNRAPGFHKRQDPVVMLVGRKEGKEKEGGLDVLLPTMPWVVRAIERAQCNLIDFGFGRLPTITPEDLIVAKALALTDNPSRYKDLDDLQSIFEANLQLDFPYLVSLFELHRLWLPRALEKVAPKPVQRASRSQSPKHR from the coding sequence ATGACCCCGCTCGCTCTTCTTAGGGCCGTCGTCCCGCTGCTTAGACGTTCCGGTTGCCAGTATGCGGTCGCGGGAGGCCTGGCTGCCGCGCTATACCGCCGCGAACCGCGCCTGACTCAAGATGTGGATGTTCTCCTATTGGCCTCATCCATCCGGGGAACGCAGAACGAGGCCGAGAAGATTCTCGGGAAACTCAAGTTTAGCGTGGGCCTGGCGCGCGCCTCGGATCTGAATCGTGCACCGGGATTTCACAAACGACAGGACCCCGTGGTTATGTTGGTGGGACGGAAAGAAGGGAAAGAGAAAGAAGGGGGACTGGACGTCTTATTACCGACCATGCCCTGGGTCGTACGTGCGATCGAACGAGCCCAATGTAACCTGATCGATTTCGGCTTTGGTCGTCTACCCACCATCACGCCCGAAGATTTGATCGTCGCAAAAGCACTTGCTTTGACCGATAACCCATCCCGGTACAAAGACCTCGACGATCTTCAGTCCATTTTTGAAGCCAATTTGCAGCTGGATTTTCCTTACCTCGTTTCCCTATTTGAGCTTCATCGCCTCTGGCTTCCGCGCGCGCTGGAAAAGGTGGCGCCTAAACCCGTCCAACGCGCCTCCCGATCCCAAAGCCCAAAGCACCGATAA
- a CDS encoding biotin/lipoyl-containing protein, which translates to MILHFTSKDIQGNARIENIPGTITVERDDRTTLFRYVPTATGFRLEHQGKVLETTVAFRRDTEIDISVNGHLVPLHCSDPRRSPGDVESRVEQGSRQIRAIMPGRVVRVFVRPGDAVVSGDSLLVLEAMKMENEVKATINGTVESVAVSSGASVERGELLISLVPNGHA; encoded by the coding sequence ATGATTCTTCACTTCACGTCGAAGGATATTCAAGGCAACGCTCGGATCGAAAACATTCCCGGCACGATTACCGTCGAGCGGGACGATCGAACTACGCTCTTTCGCTACGTACCCACGGCGACCGGATTCCGGCTCGAACATCAGGGAAAAGTCCTTGAAACAACGGTGGCGTTTCGGCGGGACACCGAAATCGACATCAGTGTAAATGGCCACCTCGTTCCGCTTCACTGTTCGGATCCACGCCGATCGCCGGGAGATGTAGAAAGCCGCGTGGAACAGGGAAGCCGCCAAATCCGGGCCATTATGCCCGGTCGAGTTGTGCGCGTTTTCGTCCGACCGGGGGATGCGGTCGTCTCCGGCGATTCGCTTCTGGTGTTGGAGGCGATGAAGATGGAAAATGAAGTGAAGGCTACGATAAATGGAACCGTGGAAAGCGTGGCGGTTTCGTCCGGCGCCTCCGTGGAACGGGGCGAGCTGTTGATTTCCCTGGTGCCGAACGGCCATGCCTGA
- a CDS encoding acyl-CoA carboxylase subunit beta, with translation MGAKRKSVSTPASPLEIFHEKNGLAFQGGGAERISKQHAQNKLTARERISFLLDEHSFEEIDRFVTHSCSDFGMEKRKTPGDGVVAGFGRIDGRKVFTFAQDFTVFGGSLSRANARKICKVMDLAMKIGAPVIGLNDSGGARIQEGVESLGGYADIFLRNTLASGVVPQISAVLGPCAGGAVYSPAITDFVLMVKKSSYLFITGPDVLRTVTHEEVTKEDLGGSKTHTEKSGVAHFAYESDEACLRGVRELFSYLPLNNMERPPFVATDDPPDRADEALNQAVPADPAKPYDIRDIIRRVVDRGRFLEVQEPYAQNIVVGFARLGGFVAGIVANQPAVLAGCLDIDASVKGARFVRFCDCFNIPIVTFEDVPGFLPGTNQEFGGIIRHGAKLLYAFAEATVPKLTVITRKAYGGAYDVMSSKHIRGDLNFAYPTAEIAVMGPEGAVNIIFRDEIDKASDPDARRKELVAEYRATFANPYKAAELGYIDEVIVPSTTRMKLIRGLDLLQDKKDQNPPRKHGNIPL, from the coding sequence ATGGGCGCAAAGAGAAAATCCGTCTCGACGCCGGCTTCCCCCCTCGAAATCTTCCACGAAAAGAACGGGCTCGCGTTCCAGGGTGGAGGGGCGGAGCGGATCTCCAAACAGCACGCGCAGAATAAACTGACGGCCCGGGAGCGGATTTCGTTTTTGCTCGACGAACATTCGTTCGAAGAGATCGATCGCTTCGTGACCCACTCCTGTTCCGATTTTGGCATGGAAAAAAGGAAGACCCCGGGGGACGGCGTCGTCGCCGGTTTCGGGCGGATCGACGGCAGGAAGGTGTTCACCTTTGCTCAAGACTTCACGGTGTTCGGCGGTTCGCTTTCGCGCGCCAACGCCCGAAAGATCTGCAAAGTGATGGATCTCGCCATGAAAATCGGCGCGCCGGTGATCGGCCTCAACGACTCGGGCGGCGCCCGGATCCAGGAAGGGGTGGAAAGCCTCGGCGGCTATGCGGACATCTTTCTCCGAAACACGCTCGCCTCCGGCGTCGTTCCTCAAATCTCGGCCGTCCTCGGCCCGTGCGCGGGCGGGGCGGTCTATTCGCCGGCCATCACCGATTTCGTTTTGATGGTCAAAAAATCGAGCTACCTTTTTATCACAGGCCCGGACGTCCTTCGCACCGTCACCCACGAAGAGGTCACCAAAGAAGACCTCGGGGGTTCGAAAACGCATACCGAAAAGAGCGGCGTCGCCCATTTCGCTTATGAGAGCGACGAAGCGTGCCTCCGGGGCGTGCGAGAGCTCTTCTCGTATCTCCCTCTGAACAATATGGAGCGGCCTCCGTTTGTAGCGACCGACGATCCACCTGATCGTGCGGACGAGGCGTTGAATCAGGCGGTTCCCGCCGATCCCGCAAAGCCGTACGACATTCGGGACATTATCCGGCGGGTCGTCGATCGCGGCCGATTCTTGGAGGTCCAGGAACCTTACGCGCAGAACATCGTCGTGGGTTTCGCGCGTTTGGGGGGATTTGTGGCCGGGATCGTGGCGAACCAGCCTGCCGTCTTGGCCGGCTGCCTCGATATCGACGCTTCGGTGAAAGGGGCCCGGTTTGTCCGTTTCTGCGACTGTTTCAATATACCGATCGTCACGTTCGAAGATGTGCCCGGATTTCTGCCCGGAACCAACCAGGAATTCGGAGGCATTATCCGGCACGGCGCGAAACTGCTCTACGCGTTTGCCGAAGCCACGGTGCCCAAGCTGACGGTGATCACTCGAAAGGCGTACGGCGGGGCCTACGACGTCATGTCGTCCAAACATATTCGCGGGGATCTCAATTTCGCGTATCCCACGGCCGAAATCGCCGTGATGGGCCCGGAAGGGGCGGTCAACATTATCTTCCGGGATGAGATCGACAAGGCGTCCGATCCCGACGCGCGCCGAAAAGAGTTGGTGGCCGAGTACCGCGCCACGTTTGCAAATCCGTATAAAGCCGCCGAGCTCGGATACATCGATGAGGTGATCGTTCCTTCGACCACGCGGATGAAGCTGATTCGCGGCCTCGATCTCTTACAGGACAAGAAGGATCAAAACCCGCCCCGCAAGCACGGCAACATCCCGCTGTAA
- a CDS encoding biotin carboxylase N-terminal domain-containing protein has translation MKKVLVANRGEIAVRIIRTIRECGFSPIAVYSDADRGALHVRMADEAHYLGASPPLESYLAIDKIVAVAKRTRAHSIHPGYGFLSENAPFARACERAKITFIGPPSKVIAAMGDKIGARERAKTAGVRVVPASDVLPNVSSARRAARRVGYPVLLKACAGGGGKGMRRVRAEIEMEEAYRLAQSEAKKAFADDSLYLERYLIRPRHIEVQIFADTLGNVVALGDRECSIQRRHQKIIEEAPAPHLSDETRAMMASAARDIARSVGYRGAATVEFLVDRKERFYFLEMNTRLQVEHPVTEWTTGLDLVAWQIDVAQKKPLPLEQRDVALVGHAMEARLYAEDPNNHFFPSPGSITLLQWPSGPGVRVDSGIEAGSEISLYYDPLLAKISVWSETRDQARIRLLRALDETRIGGLKTNLHFLKSILVHPRFAEGRVSTTFIQDEGPFPAQTLTDLEFDAALATASLAMAVPVASGGSAERAVSAWWRSGLPRRRGQAFG, from the coding sequence ATGAAGAAAGTTCTCGTCGCCAACCGGGGGGAAATCGCGGTACGGATCATCCGGACGATTCGCGAGTGCGGCTTCTCTCCCATAGCGGTGTACTCGGACGCCGACCGGGGAGCATTGCATGTGCGCATGGCGGACGAAGCGCATTATCTCGGCGCCTCCCCTCCCCTCGAGAGCTATCTCGCTATCGACAAGATCGTCGCCGTCGCAAAGCGGACCCGCGCTCATTCCATCCATCCGGGGTATGGATTTCTTTCCGAGAACGCTCCGTTCGCGCGCGCGTGTGAGCGGGCGAAAATTACATTCATCGGTCCGCCCTCAAAAGTCATCGCCGCCATGGGCGACAAAATTGGGGCCAGGGAGCGGGCGAAAACGGCGGGTGTCCGGGTGGTACCGGCCTCTGACGTACTGCCTAACGTATCCTCCGCACGCAGAGCCGCGCGGCGGGTCGGCTACCCCGTCCTTCTCAAGGCTTGCGCTGGGGGAGGCGGCAAGGGAATGCGGCGCGTGCGCGCCGAAATTGAAATGGAAGAGGCCTACCGCCTGGCACAGAGCGAAGCGAAAAAGGCGTTCGCCGACGACTCTCTTTACTTGGAGCGGTACCTGATCCGCCCGCGCCACATCGAAGTTCAAATTTTCGCGGACACCCTGGGGAATGTCGTGGCCCTGGGCGACCGGGAATGTTCCATCCAGCGGCGGCACCAAAAGATTATCGAGGAAGCGCCGGCTCCCCATCTATCCGACGAGACGCGAGCCATGATGGCCTCCGCGGCCCGGGATATCGCCCGGTCGGTCGGTTATCGCGGCGCCGCAACCGTGGAATTTTTGGTCGATCGCAAGGAACGATTTTATTTTCTGGAGATGAACACGCGTCTTCAGGTCGAGCATCCGGTGACCGAGTGGACCACGGGACTCGATCTCGTCGCTTGGCAAATCGACGTCGCGCAAAAAAAACCTCTTCCGCTCGAACAACGAGATGTGGCGCTGGTCGGCCATGCGATGGAAGCGCGCCTTTACGCCGAGGATCCGAACAACCATTTTTTTCCGAGCCCCGGGAGCATCACGCTTCTTCAATGGCCCTCCGGCCCGGGAGTTCGCGTCGACAGCGGCATCGAAGCCGGTTCCGAAATTTCTCTTTATTACGATCCGTTGTTGGCCAAAATCTCGGTCTGGAGCGAAACGCGCGACCAGGCTCGGATTCGCCTGCTTCGCGCCCTCGACGAAACGAGAATCGGCGGTTTGAAAACGAATCTCCATTTCTTGAAGTCGATTCTGGTCCATCCCCGGTTTGCGGAAGGGAGGGTTTCGACCACGTTCATTCAAGACGAGGGACCCTTCCCGGCGCAGACGTTGACCGATCTTGAATTCGACGCGGCCCTGGCTACCGCTTCCCTCGCGATGGCGGTACCGGTCGCGTCGGGGGGTAGTGCCGAACGGGCGGTATCCGCTTGGTGGCGCAGCGGACTTCCCCGTCGGAGAGGGCAGGCCTTCGGATGA